From the Actinomadura luzonensis genome, the window CCACACCGGGCCGCCGCCGATCAGGCTGAGCACCACGGAGACCGCCAGCAGGACGTACGGCGCCGCCACGAGCTGGCGCTCCAGCATCCGTTCCCAACGGTCGAGCCTGCTGGTCATCCCCCACTCACTCCCAGCGGAACAGCCTGGCCGCGGCAGCGCTCACGACCAGGGCGTAGACCGCCATCACCGCCAGCGGCACCGGGCTGGGGAACTCCCCCGCCCAGACCTCCCGCAGACTCCGCCCGAACGCGCCCAACGGGGTGTACTCCCCGACACGGGCCACCATAGCGGGCATCTGCCCGGCCGGTTGGATGAGCCCGGCCAGGTAGGCCATCGGGAAGTACAGCAGGACGCCGATGCCGTTCGCGGCCCGGCCGTTCGGCGCCAGGGCCGCCACCAGCAGCCCGATCGCGAACATGCTCGCCGTGCCCAGCACGAACACCAGCACCCCCGCGAGCACCCGGCCCGGCAGGTGCGCCCCCAGCACCGTGCCCGCGACGGCGATCAGCAGCCCGCAGGCGGTCACCGCGAGCACGAGCTGCAGCAGCAGCTGCACCACCAGCAGCCGGACCGGCCGCACCGGCGTCGCGGACATCCTGCGCAGGATCCCCCGCTCCCGGTAGGTGGCGAGCGTCGTCGGCACCAGGTACAGGCCCACCAGCCCGACCGCGATGGCCAGCGCCATCGGCAGCAGCACCGTGTCGCCCGGCTCGATCGAGCTGCCGAACACCACCAGGATGAACAGCGGGATCAGCAGCGAGAACAGCGCGCCGGGCTCGCGCACCAGCAGCTTGGTCTCGACGAAGGCGAGCTTCCTCATGGTTCGGGGCCTCTCTCAAGTGTCAGTTGTCGTCGAAGGAACGCCCGGTGAGCGCGGTGAACGCCTCATCCAGGGTGCGCTTGTCGATGCGCAGGTCACTCACCAGGACGCCGTGCCGGGCGAGGTACGCGGTGACGGCCGTGGCGAAGTCCCCCCGTCCGGTGACCACCACCCGGTCCCCCGTACGGGTCACTCCGGCGACCCCCGGCACGTCCGCCAGCCCGCCGAGGTCCCCCTCCTTGACCGTGAACCGCATCCGGTGCTCGCCCCCGAGCAGCCCCGACGGCGAGTCGAGCGCCACGACCCGGCCCCGGTTCAGCACCGCGACCCGGTCGCACAGCTCCTCCACCTCGTCCATGAAGTGGCTGACCAGCACCACGGTCACGCCGCTCGCCCGTACCTGCTTGATCAGCTCCCAGGTCGCCCGGCGGGCCTGCGGGTCGAGGCCCGTGGTCAGCTCGTCCAGGAACGCCACCCGCGGGTTGCCGACCAGGGCCAGCGCGATGAACAACCGCTGCCGCTGCCCGCCCGACAACTTCCCGAAGCGGGTGTCGCGCTTGTCGCCGAGCCCCCACTCCGCCAGCAGCTCCCGCCAGTCACGCGGGTTCGCGTAGAAGGAGGCGTACAGGTCGAGCGCCTCCCACACCTTGAGGTTCTCCGGCAGCTGGGTCTGCTGGAGCTGCACCCCGATCTGCTCGCGCAGCCGCCGCGCGTCCCGGACGGGGTCCAGCCCGAGCACCCTGATCGTCCCGCTGTCCGGCCGCCGCAGCCCCTCCACGCACTCGACGGCGGTCGTCTTGCCCGTCCCGTTCGGCCCGAGGACCCCGAAGATCTCGCCCTCCTCCACCGAGAACGACACCCCGTCCAGAACGGTCAGCTCCGCGTACCTCTTGCGTAGGTCTGTGACCTCGATGACTGCCATGCCGCAAGCATGCTTCTCCCCGCCCCACCCCCGAATCGACCTCCCGGCCACCCTCACCCCCACCCCCTGCTGACCCCAGAACCCACCGAACGGTGGATACCGCCACGCTCCTCCAGCAGATCCAGGGCGGAGGACCGGCCTCGGGGCGGTCACGTCTGCGCGGTGAGCAGGGCGTCGGCGAGGCCCGTACGGGAGTACAGCACCGCCCGCCCCGCCCGGTGCGCGCTCGTCAGCCCCGCCGCCCGCAGCGCGGTGAGGTGCTGGGACACGCCCGCCGCCGACAGCCCCGCCCGCTGGGCCAGCTCGGTGGTGGAGGCGGGCGAGTCCAGCTCGGCGAGGATCAGCGCCCGGGACCGGCCGATCACCGCGGCCAGGGCTTCGAGCTGCGCGTGCGTCCGGCGTTCCCACAACGCGCCGATGCCGCGCGCCGGGTAGGCGAGCTGCGGCGGCTCGGCCGCGACGGACCTGGTCAGCACCCGCGGCCAGGCGAACACCGACGGCACCAGCAGCAGCCCCGCTCCCGTCTCGATCCTGGTGACCGGGCAGTGCCGCTCGGCCAGTTGCAGGCAGTCGCCCGCCCAGCGCACGGTGTGGTGCAGCCGGTCGAGGACGTCGGCCGTGCCGTGCTCGGCGACCTGCCGGCCCCGGTGGAAGACGTCCGCCTCCAGCACCGCGCGGATCCTGTCCCAGTAGGGCGCGATCGCCAGCTGCCAGTAGACCTCGATCTCCGCGACGATCCGCGGCAGGTGGGTCTCCGGGGCGCGGTGGAGGCTCCGCAGCCGCGGGGACAGCCGGCCGTCGCGTTCGGCGGCCAGCTGGTCGAGGTCGCGCCGTACCTGCTCGGGGCCGGTGGCCGCGATCGCGGCCAGCTCGTCGGCGAGCTCGGGGGACGCGGTCGTCGGCGACGGGTTGAGGAAGTCGGGCAGGTGACCGGCGGGCGGGATCATGTCGGCCAGCCACCCCCGGTCGAGCCCCGCCGCGGCGAGCCTGGGACGCACCTGGCCGGCCCACACCCGGTGCGGCTCGGGCACGGTGGCGGCGGCCAGCGTCCGGCAGCTGGTGACGACCTCCCACATGGGCGAGACGGCGAACCGCGTCTCCGCCAGGTCGTGCACGGAGAAGGTCAGCCGCGTCCTCATGCCGCCCCCTGAGCGCTCGACGATTCGGCCTCAGCTTAATCAATGGACGCCCGCCGCTCCGCCCGCCAGCATCGTCTCAACCCGGAACGACACACGAAGGCGGTCACCCCATGCCAGTCGACGAGCTCCTGTCCTCCAAGGCCGAGCAGTTCCGCTCGCTGCACGCCCAGCAGTCCGTCCTGGTGCTGCCGAACGCCTGGGACGCCGCCAGCGCCGCCGTGATCGCCGCGGCCGGCGCGCCGGCGATCGCCACGACCAGCGGCGGCGTGTCCTGGTCCCTGGGGCGCGGCGACGGGCAGCGGCTCGGCCGCGACGAGATGACCGCCGCCGTCCGGCGCGTCGCGGCCACCGTCGACGTCCCGGTGACGGCCGACGTCGAGGGCGGCTACGGCCCGGCCCCGGCCGACGTCGCCGCGACCGTGCGGGCCGTGGCCGAGGCCGGCGCGGTGGGCGTCAACCTGGAGGACTCCCGGGCGCCGGGCGGCCCGCTGTTCGACGTCGCCGAGCAGGCCGCCCGGCTGCGCGCCGCCCGCGACGCCGCGGCCGCCGCCGGCCTGCCCGCCCTGTTCGTCAACGCCCGCACGGACGTCTTCCTCTTCGGCATCGGCCCGGCCGAGGGCCGGCTGGACGACGTGCTCACCCGCACGGCGGCGTACGCGGAGGCGGGCGCGGACGGCATCTTCGTCCCCGGCCTGCTCGACCTGGACACCCTGAGCACCCTCTGCGCCAAGTCGCCGCTGCCCGTGAACGCGATGGCCGTCGCCGGCGGACCCACCGTCGCCGAGCTGGCGCGGGCCGGCGTCCGCCGGATCAGCCTCGGCACCGCCCTGGCCCAGGCCGCCTACACCGCCACCCGCCGCGCCGCCGCCGAACTCCTCGACGCGGGCACCCTCACCACCCTGACGGGCACCCTGGACTTCGGCGAACTCAACGCCCTGTTCCGCCCCTGACCGGTGCCGAACACGAAAAAGCCCCGAAGCGATGATCGCTACGGGGCATTTCGATGATGGTGGTCAGGGGCGTGCGGACGGTGCGCAGACGCGTGGTCGAGCAGCGGTATCAAGCCGTGCTGCAGGTGCTGTCCGGGGCGAGTCTCACCGAGGTCGCCC encodes:
- a CDS encoding ABC transporter ATP-binding protein is translated as MAVIEVTDLRKRYAELTVLDGVSFSVEEGEIFGVLGPNGTGKTTAVECVEGLRRPDSGTIRVLGLDPVRDARRLREQIGVQLQQTQLPENLKVWEALDLYASFYANPRDWRELLAEWGLGDKRDTRFGKLSGGQRQRLFIALALVGNPRVAFLDELTTGLDPQARRATWELIKQVRASGVTVVLVSHFMDEVEELCDRVAVLNRGRVVALDSPSGLLGGEHRMRFTVKEGDLGGLADVPGVAGVTRTGDRVVVTGRGDFATAVTAYLARHGVLVSDLRIDKRTLDEAFTALTGRSFDDN
- a CDS encoding isocitrate lyase/PEP mutase family protein, with the translated sequence MPVDELLSSKAEQFRSLHAQQSVLVLPNAWDAASAAVIAAAGAPAIATTSGGVSWSLGRGDGQRLGRDEMTAAVRRVAATVDVPVTADVEGGYGPAPADVAATVRAVAEAGAVGVNLEDSRAPGGPLFDVAEQAARLRAARDAAAAAGLPALFVNARTDVFLFGIGPAEGRLDDVLTRTAAYAEAGADGIFVPGLLDLDTLSTLCAKSPLPVNAMAVAGGPTVAELARAGVRRISLGTALAQAAYTATRRAAAELLDAGTLTTLTGTLDFGELNALFRP
- a CDS encoding helix-turn-helix domain-containing protein translates to MVVRGVRTVRRRVVEQRYQAVLQVLSGASLTEVARRFGVSRQAAHRWSSRSRRSRPGSPLGTCGN
- a CDS encoding DUF5937 family protein codes for the protein MRTRLTFSVHDLAETRFAVSPMWEVVTSCRTLAAATVPEPHRVWAGQVRPRLAAAGLDRGWLADMIPPAGHLPDFLNPSPTTASPELADELAAIAATGPEQVRRDLDQLAAERDGRLSPRLRSLHRAPETHLPRIVAEIEVYWQLAIAPYWDRIRAVLEADVFHRGRQVAEHGTADVLDRLHHTVRWAGDCLQLAERHCPVTRIETGAGLLLVPSVFAWPRVLTRSVAAEPPQLAYPARGIGALWERRTHAQLEALAAVIGRSRALILAELDSPASTTELAQRAGLSAAGVSQHLTALRAAGLTSAHRAGRAVLYSRTGLADALLTAQT
- a CDS encoding ABC transporter permease; amino-acid sequence: MRKLAFVETKLLVREPGALFSLLIPLFILVVFGSSIEPGDTVLLPMALAIAVGLVGLYLVPTTLATYRERGILRRMSATPVRPVRLLVVQLLLQLVLAVTACGLLIAVAGTVLGAHLPGRVLAGVLVFVLGTASMFAIGLLVAALAPNGRAANGIGVLLYFPMAYLAGLIQPAGQMPAMVARVGEYTPLGAFGRSLREVWAGEFPSPVPLAVMAVYALVVSAAAARLFRWE